The sequence atataaccggaatttttttttttttgaatacgttgttaaataaataaaacacttttttcctTCATTTATTCCATAAAGTGGCAGTTCTCCTACAGATGGAGTTGCAACCATTTTTCGTGGTCAAGAGCAACTCTTCTCTGACGACAGACAGTTAATCATGGCGGCATACCCTCACGACTCAATAGAACAAGACCGAGTCCAAAAGAAGTTATAAAgtagcagtcctcctacagacggagTTTGAACCATAGATCGTGGTCCAGATCAGCTCTCTTCTGTAGACAAAGCACCTGGCAGTGAATCAAGGCTATATACCGTCACGACTCTATAGAACAAGACCGAGTCCAAAAGAAGTTATAAAGTGACAGTCCTTCTACAGACGGAGTTTAAACCATAGATCGTGGTCCAGATCAGCTCTCTGTTGTAGACAAAGCACCTGGCAGTGAATCAAGGCTATATACCCTCACGACTCTATAGAACAAGACCGAGTCCAAAAGAAGTTATAAAGTGAGAGTCCTTCTACAGACGGAGTTCGAACCACATATCGTGGTCCAGATGAGCTCTCTTCTGTAGACAAAGCACCTGGCAGTGAATCAAGGCTATATACCCTCACGACTCTATAGAACAAGACCCGAGTCCAAAAGAAGTTATAAAGTGACAGTCCTTCTACAGACGGAGTTTGAACCACATATCGTGGTCAGGATCAGCTCGCTTCTGTAGACAAAGCAACTGGCAGTGAATCAAGGCTATATACCCTCACGACTCTATAGAACAAGACCGAGTCCAAAAGAAGTTataaagtggcagtccttctaCAGACGGACTTTGAACCACATATCGTGGTCAGGATCAGTTCTCTTCTGTAGACAAAGCACCTGGCAGTGAATCATGGCTATATACCCTCACGACTCTATAGAACAAGACCGAATCCAAAAGAAGTTATAAAATGACAGTCCTACAGACGGAGTTTGAACCACATATCGTGGTCAGGATCAGCTCTCGTCTGTAGACAAAGCACCTGGCAGTGAATCAAGGCTATATACCCTCACGACTCTATAGAACAAGACCGAGTCCAAAAGAAGTTATAAAGTGACAGTCCTTCTACAGACGGAGTTTGAACCACATATCGTGGTCCAGATCAGCTCTCTTCTGTAGACAAAGTACCTGGCAGTGAATCAAGGGTATATACCCTCACGACTCTATAGAACAAGACCCGAGTCCAAAAGAAGTTATAAAATGACAGTTATCTTACAGACGGAGTTTGAACGACATGTGGTCCAGATCAGCTCTCCGCTAAAGACAAAACACCTGACAGTGAGTCATGTATGTATATCCCCATGACTTCTTTTGGACACAGtcctgtgcagagatacggtacTGGATATACTAATGGCAGCTTCATAatcgatgtgtgtgtgtgttacggCTTCTGGATACACaccattataattatagttttcGTAGAAAAAGACCTACGTTTTAAGGGAGAAGTAACTTAAAAATTAAATCGGTAAACTTTAGATatcgagaataatacatgagtggccgttagataccatttatctcacaacgagttgttttaaaatgtatctaacgatatttttgcattttccattcagttttgttatattaagcatatatttggcattaatttatactatatttcaggttttacaaaaatattccaCATTCTTGAAATTCCAAGTACCGAATATTCCAGTACCTTTTAGGAGCTGATGCTTTCTAGAATGTTTTGGTACTTTCTAGAATTTTCCCATGGCTGCTATGTTTTAGTTGTTTCTAGAATGTTCCAATACTTTCTAGAATGTTCCGGTGCTGTCTAGAATGTTCCAATGCTTTAATGATCTAGAATGTTCTAGTGCTGCCCCAGATGAtgtatatataggcctatacgTGCATAGGTCAACTTAGTATTTTTCAGGTGCTCAATGTCTTCATCGCTAAGCTGCTTACATTCTGGCGATTCATTTTGCTACGTTTGTGGATTCTACATTAGCCCAAGGCAGGTAAAGCATGGAATCAAAGTATTTACGAAATTTGCACAAGCTTATGAATTATACTTTGGCATCAAGATTGGGGATCAAGACAAATCATGGGCTCCACACGTAGTTTGTCGTACATGTCGATCGAACTTGGAGGGATGGATGCGAGGTGACCGCCCCTCGATGATCGCTGCCACACCCCGAATATGGAGAGAACCACAGAACCATGTGAATGACCGCTACTTCTGTATGGTGGGCATTTCAAGATTCAAGAAAACGAAAAATCGACATGATGTCACTTATCCAGATATTCCATCATCTATTGCTCCAGTTCCACAATTTGAAGAACTGTTTGTCCCGAGACCACCTGCTAAAGATTTGGAGAGTGAAGGTGAACATTTTGAATCTGAATCTGAAGAATCTTATGTTGGTCTTACTGACGAAGAAAAGAAGCAACCACACTTTCCAAAACAGCAGGCGCTGAATGATTTGATTCGAGATTTCGGGTTGACGAAGTCTAAAGTAGAGCTTCTAATATCAAAACTGATGGAGTGGAACATTTTGGACAAAAGTTGTCGAACTGCAGCTGATAGGAAAACACATGAAAGgttctcaaaatattttttgatgAAAGATGAGTTATGTTTCTGTAATGCCATTGAGAACTTGTTTCAAGAACTGGATATTGGTCATGAACCAAATGATTAGCATCTCTTCATAGACAGTTCCTCCCGAAGTCTCAAATGTGTCCTTCTGCACAATGGAAATCAGTATCCATCAATACCAATTGGGCACTCTGTGAACATAAAGGAAAACTacgaaaatgtaaaaatgtcttCTGGAAATTATAGGCTACAACAGGTACAAATGGCAGGTCTTTGGCGATTTCAAAATGATTAGCTTCTTAAAAGCACCCCAAGGAGGCTATACAAAACATTCTTGCTTTTTTTTAGCCTGTGGGACAGTCGTGCTACATCTCAACACTACCGCAAAAGACACTGGTCTCGAAGAGAACACTTTATTTCAAGCACGCAGTTTGTGAAAGCACTGAACAAAGAAGGCGAAGCTTTCAAATTCATTTCCAACATGTTTCTACATCTGTCAAAAGAAAAAATCGAAGGTGTTATTTTCACCGAACCAGATGTTCGCAAGATGCCTCAACCAAaagaatttgaagaaaaaatttcATCAAAGGAACGAAACGCTTGGAGGTCGTTTAAAGAAGTGGTTGACAATTTTCTTGGGAATAACAAACGTGGGAGTTATGAACAGTTAATAGAAAAGTTCGTAAAACCTTATGAAAAGCTTGGATGCCGAATGTCTTTGAAATTGCGTTTCCTCCATCCTCACCTAAATGTCTTCAGTGAAAATATGGGTGACATCAGTGAAGAACACGGCGAAATATTTCACCAAGATATATCAACTATGAAAAGAAGATATCAAGGGAAACGGGACTGCAACATGATGGGTGACTATCTGTGGGGGTTAGTATGTGATAACTCATCATATCATCGACGAAAAGTACAAAAACTGTTCATTTGTGATTTGtaatgtttgttgttgatttatACCTGTATAGTAGAACATGCagaatatctatataatatttgtgttaataAATGCCATTACAAATCCATCAATATAgtgttctgtatatgtattaggAGCGACAAATCTCATGAAttcgtaaaacatttcctaaaaaatagTGAAAGTGATATTCTGTTACTAAACCTAACACTAGAAGAAGTAGTGACATTTTTGGGTTTCAGTACACTTTAACTAAACATATTCAACAGAAACATTGACATCACTAAGAAACTTtgaaaatttctgttacattgtgTTATCATCCCTGGACTTTTGAAAGAGGAAGATACCAATAATAGAAAATGTCACCATTGTAATAACGATGTTGAAGATGAATACCACTTCATGCCAGTTTTCCCATTATTCCAAAACTTAAGAGAACGATATATCAGATGAAATCCTTctgtctttaaatatatatgattttgtATCCTCGCCAGACCGGGTTTACGCCTCAAATTAGATGGATGTGGTATGATAGAAGACGACGGTACCAGTCAAACGGGTCGCCAGGCACCCGTCCTCCTGAACACGCCCTTGTTCTTCAAATATATACAGCTGATGCAAAACCAAAACgctaaagatttaattaatattggtaaatatatttgtttggcaTACAAGTTACGGCACTCATCTGTTgtctaatattataaaagttattacttttcagacgcataTGTTATAACTTTGAATGTATTACTTGCATGTACGTATTTAAAATcttttggtttatatattttaatgtattgttactTAATATGTTAGATCAAAAGTATGTgattcattgtatataataatttaattctcctgtgtgtttatatatgatgtgtaaatatgttgtgctgataagcttgtagcttaaagcaataaacgaattgaattgaataatttatttattatctacaaactacatgtatgatttcgaacaaatgttaaatatgattgtaatcatTTAACGGTCGACGTTAGGAACATTCAGCTATGGCAAATGTTATTGCAGACCTTTCACGTGTGAGTGAGCGGGACAGTTGTCAGTTAGCAGTACTATatttgttcttttgttgttcCAGTGCTTTATCACGGGCAAAACACATTATATGTATGCCTTTTCATGATTCAATTAATTTGGTACGTAGACTGCCAAAAATGGACAAAAAGTGTTCATAAGACATTGGCAATTTTAATAGACACATAAACTAACGGGATTCAAAGTTTTGGTGTACTTAATGCTGTTTAAGTAGCCGCCCCTAGTGTCTGCTAGAATTGTCTGCTATATTCAGCTGATGAAAGAATTCTTAGATTGAAAATCGAAAATTGCCGaaagggttgacatggattccCCTCCATCGTGGTAAAATTAAATCGTTTTTGAACAGTAGCGAgatttggtattccaaatgaatgtaattttcatttgttatcCATTTTCAGAGAAATACGGTCCATAAATCCGTGACAAGTCGCCTAAATTAATAGTcgtgtttgttttcttcagtATATATAAGTTGATGGTTAAAAAAAGCTTTAATAgcggaaacatttttcaatgcTATCAATTTAGGGTcagagtttttaaaaaaaacagaaattgaTAACGTAGTAATGGAAATTGGAATTaaggagaaaaaacccaacagatAATGAAAATCGTTTGTACATAGCCTAAAGCTCAGTGTCAATATCgagtttttttaaaaccaacttGGGACAGATCGCACACACGTGACAAATTACTACGCGACACTATATAGTACCGGGACGGGACtcagcctagtggtaaagcgctcgcttgatgcgcggtcggtttgggatcgatccccgtcggtgggcccattgagttatttttcgttccagccagtgcaccacaactctaatatcaaaggccgtggtatgtgctatcctgtctgtgggatggtgcatataaaagatccattgctactaatggaaaaaatgtagcgggtttcctctctatgactgtcaaaatgaacatatgcttgacatccaacaagggattattaataaatgaatgtgctctagtggtatcattaactAACTATATAATACGAGTATAACTTAATTCGTAAGCCATTATGTGACCAAGCCAGGGTAGTATGTAGCCCATACTGAACGCCTTTTTCGTATCTTCTGGGGGTACCGCCGTTACGTGCGGACCTAGAACCAAACTTTTcttatatttataaagaaaagCCATCTCAAGTTTAAACTAATGCATATTTATTAACTAAATAGGTCCcaagtcagaggttgtgtccacgacaggcgtgctgaACAGTTTTCTGATGGAAACAGATACAGatgtaatgtgtgtgttgtgtgtgtggggggagagagcgagagagagagggagacggaaagacagaaagagacagagagagaaaaggagaggGGAGAAAGGAAGAGGAGAGGTAGGGagacagaaaaagagagagagagagagagagagagaggagaaaggAAGAGGAGAGGTAGGGAGACAGAcaagagaggggggagagagagagagagagagagagagagagggggagattGAGGgggagatgggggtgggggggggggggggggagagggataGGGGAGAGGGAGACGGAGGTAGAGGCAGGAGGAAAGGACATTTTAAACACCGAGTGACCTTTCACAGTGAACCTTCCcaacagggcagcacataccagtcgtttAACTCTTAATGTGGGTGCGGAAAACCCCCAGCCTTTCCCCGAGCCTATGCCTATATACCAAGAAACACGTTTTTGATTCTTTAATCTATTTTAATGGAAGGAGAGGAGGCGTGGCATGAAGGGCGTggcataaaacaaaattaatgaatcACAATCCCCCCGTGCAGTTGCCACGGCTACAACGGCTATTAAACACTATCAGTacctgccaccccccccccccccccccccaatacaccGTTCCTGGACGGGTGTAATTTGTTTAGTGTATCGATATAATGAACGAGTAAATCTCATCATTCAAGTCGAAAGCTTTGAATTTCTCAGTCGAAACAAAAAATCATTACTTATCGAGACTAATCGTAATTTGCTATAGAGACTATCATTACTTAGAAAACACCAAACACAGGATGATCGATCCAATATGCGCCTGCGCCGTGGCTCCTCGCACATTTTCCCGCCATCAGTATCTTTGTAATGGACACGAGAGGTTGCTCGCGCACTTTCATGCTATCGACAAAGGCAAGTTCAATATCTTTGTAATGGACAGGAGATTAAAGACCATACACGatcaaacttttatttatttttgacggCTCATCTAGATTACATCTAAATTATTTATTCGATTCAAATTCAGAGGCGATATAGAAAGAAATATCGGTTTAATTATAAAACGTCAGCATATTTTAAGACTACGTCACACGACGCAAGTGCTTCGTACGAGAATTATAGCCGATTGAATAGATGGCAATCGATAACATGGTCATGTTTGTCTTATCCAATCGGCTATTCACGTGACTATTTATGTATGAAGCACTCGTATGGTGTGACGTCGcctttaaactatggctatttggtatcTAATATATTATGGTTATTTCGGTCACTAAAGCGCAAAACACCGAATCtgagtctgggtctggcgaTTGTGGCAAAGACgccatgtctgtctgtatatcaatAGAACTGTCTGTGTTCATATCATTGCATATATTTTCATGACCAATAAACATGACCAATAATTATGGTAATTCCACATtgcttaatacatgtacattgctaaatatattacttaatatatatgttacatgAAAAACTATTTCAACTGGTCTAGACTGCGAGAAAAtaaacccactgccgccacaTAGAACTATGAAGCACAACATTTTATCTAGCATTCTAAACATTTCGCATCCAGGTATACCATCCCAGGTTAGCTTAACCAAATCGcccagaataaaataaaaaaaagtgaaacGTTAGTTGGAAACTACTTACTTGTAATCGGTGGCGTCGGATCAAAAGCAAACCACATTTGAGCAAAGAAAAATGGCATCCAACATAAGACGTAACACAGTaccacggtcaaggtcattttTATCGTTTTGACCTTGGATTTGGACGTGGATTTCGTATGACCTCTGGGGTTGAGACCCCTCAACTTTGGACCTCGGAAATCTTCCTCGTCTCCAAGATGATTTGTCGATCGCTGCGTCTTTCGGAATGGAATCTTCAACAAGATGCTTTTGTGTTTTCCCGGCGCCGTGACGTCAGTCTCCTTGAATGTGGCGCTCAGCCAGACCACGTGATATATCCTTCCGTAGCAGACGGACAGAAAGAGAATGGGCACGAcgtagatggacagacagatccACACGGTGTACAGCTTGTCCGTCCAGCCCGGTTCGAACATCGCCCAGCAATCGTAGACGCCGGATTCTTCGGCGACCTCGGtgtaactgaaaataaacagcTGCGGCGTGGAGAACAAAAGGGAGAGAACCCATGCGGCAAGGACCATGAGGTGAACTCTCTTGGGCGTCCATATATGGCTGGTGAGCGGGTGGCATATCGACGTGTACCGGTCGATCGCCGTCATCACCAGCACGTACGACGACCCGTACATCGCCACCACTTGGAAATACTTCACGAAGCGACAGAGGAAATCGTTGCCATAGAAACGGTACGTGATGTCCCAAATGAGCTGCGGCAACACGTTAAAGATGGCCACGAAGATGTCCGCCAGGCTCAGGTGCACGATGAACCACTGCATCCGGGTCATTTTCTGTTTCCGGACCCGGAGAACGACGAGGACGAAGATATTGCCGAACAACGCCAGGTACAGGATGACGGCCTGCACCGCTATCTCGACTTTCGCCAGGTCCTCGTCTCGTTCGAACACTTTGCTCGTGGCGTTTTCAGTCGAGTTGCTGAGGTCGCCAGAGGTCCAAGAGGTCATGGTCGCAATTTCGTAGGCGTCCAAGGTAGCCATTTCCAGTTTGTTGTAGGTGAACGCCATGTTTGTGAGAGTCGATTTGTTGGTCTGCTACTTCTGAAATTCTAGTTCTAGTTATAGGACCATTGTCGAAGCTGAAATATACAAAACGAAATTAAAGTTATAATCTGACTATATAGATAATAGTATATTatctactaatgcaaaatacaaacacacctactttttaataaactcacaatctcacctcgccatattataacatcattaacTAATGCAGAATACTAACACAACTACCGTTTTACTAacgcaaaatacaaacacaactaccgTTTTACTAacgcaaaatacaaacacaactacagttttaataaacttacaatctcatctcaccatattataacatcattaactagtgCAAAATACTAACACAACTACCGTTTTACTAACgccaaatacaaacacaactaccgTTTTACTAacgcaaaatacaaacaactacagttttaataaaatatttaaagtcacatcaatcacatcaaggttatacacagagcagaaaatatatatttaccaaagtcccgtctgaactaatatagatcgttcagtggacgtacagcgatcccctggagccttcctatcgttctcctcgatatctctaaaatcctagctatttatttcaaaactctcagagacagcgaatatcatgtggattttccacagccaccatgccggcatatttttctctgatcgtcagactggctgtcgccattcgccaaatcacggttgtaaaaaccgcactcgcagaggtattacgtaactactggccacctgggctccgcatctgggctgggtgtgtattagacgaccgtcgcgcaaaggtatcacgtaacaagttgcccatctgggcttaagtgcaatttggaactgcacacggccctctaaaacaattaatatcgccacaggcgaaaagaaattaagagcatgtaccgtcacaaactGTGATTTACCAAATATGTAATTaacatgttattttagaagtgttataggaatAAAAAATCCCCTGCtcatggtttgttttttttttttttttttttttttttttttttttatttttttttttttaaagcggcAAAACCTAGTTTTTATACACTACGGcgtattagagccgtttttgataacttaaatcatacatgttatttttagattatccatttccacacatcacaagtgtttctggtcatcctggcgtttctaataccacgaaatacattatttttatattctaaACACACACGTACCTCTGAGGAGTAACGGTTATGTAGTCGAGATCgtctattttaaaaagtagtTCCGGTTTCAGCGtcacactcttgtttcactctattgtgaCTTTATCcacatgtgttacaggtttgtgacTTTATCcacatgtgttacaggtttgtgacTTTATCcacatgtgttacaggtttgtgacTTTATCcacatgtgttacaggtttgtgacTTTATCcacatgtgttacaggtttgtgactttatccaaatgtcttacaggtttgtgactttatccaaatgtcttacaggtttgtgactttatccaaatgtcttACAGGTTTGTGACTTTATCcacatgtgttacaggtttgtgactttatccaaatgtcttacaggtttgtagatttaactaaacttagtgtccatttcacgggttgaaactagggcgtgttcgaaacactagtcgtatatgggcacgttaaactagttatctattcTAATCTGTGTTGGTGGAGCCTCAACAAACACAATTAACATGGACTCAGTTGATATTTGCCTAAAAAAAGTACTCTATCGAACCAATTACTGCCGTCATTACCGTTACTTACTGTCCAGACTCGGAGATACAATCGTCTTGTTAACAAAAGGTTAATCGCGTCTCGCCATGTTATATCATCATGTACTAATCGCGTCTCGCCATGTTATATAATCATGTACTAATCGCGTCTCGCCATGTTATATCATCATGTACTAATCGCGTCTCGccatgttatataattatgtactaatCGCGTCTCGCCTTGTTATATCATCATGTATTAATCTGTTTACTCTTCCTGTATCACTactgcgctatttctcgctccagccagtgcaccacgactggtatatcaaaggccgtgatatgtgttatcctatttgttggatggtgcatataaaagatcccttactgctaatcgaaaacattagcccatgaagttacgacagcgggtttactctctcaatatctgtgtggtccttaaccatatgtctgatgccatataaccgtaaataaaatgtgttgagtgcgtcgttaaataaaacacttccttccttccttattccaACCCTATAACACATACAGATATAGGTAATACCGTACTGAATAATGATGGCGAATGATTTACTTTATTAAAGACATACAATCTATGTAACTAATACAACCCTATAACACATACAGATATAGGTAATACCGTACTGAATAATGATGGCGAATGATTTACTTTATTAAAGACATACAATCTATGTAACTAATACAACATATGATATTATTTCTCAAGTAGATACATGTGTTTATTCAGtataacaagaaaaaaaaaaaatatagtgttaCCTAGGTACAAGTTCTGTATTGTACCCTTTCTACTACCATTACATAATTACTACACCCGTGCTTAACACAGGAAATGTAGGTGTATGGTGTCATTTAAATGAGCATTTTCCATAAAATACGACTgtcgtgtagatagccagccctcattagccgaAGCTGTATACACGGCCTCCTTctatatagccacttctatgTTAAGTGACGAACACGATGGCTTCCATTGCCGTTGTATTTATGCAACAAGATCCTTGCGAAGTGAGACATCGAGTAAGTACAAAGTTGGCAGTGCAAATCAAAAGAAGAGACGCGGTCAGAACGATTAGAAACCGTTAAAACGGccctgtatattatattatagattctgaCAATGTATTTCTTAGGCCTACATTATTTACTTGTACTAAATATTTTCTGAAGGTCATTAAGTTCTTTGATGTTAGGCCtaccatccccgtcggtgggcccatttgggctattttccgaaGGTCATTAAGTTCTTTAATGTTAccatccccgtcgttgggcccactgggctattttccgAAGGTCATTAAGTTCTTTAATGTTAccatccccgtcgttgggcccactgggctattttccgAAGGTCATTAAGTTCTTTAATGTTACCAGTACTTGAAAAAAGTAGGGTACTTAGATTCGATCCAGCGACCAATATCGGACCTTAGGCGAGCACTCTTCCATCGAATCACATCCCGCCTCCCACCTCTCCCCCCTGccctccccctctcccacccTGCCCTCCCCCATGTTGTTAA comes from Gigantopelta aegis isolate Gae_Host chromosome 13, Gae_host_genome, whole genome shotgun sequence and encodes:
- the LOC121387619 gene encoding annetocin receptor-like; protein product: MAFTYNKLEMATLDAYEIATMTSWTSGDLSNSTENATSKVFERDEDLAKVEIAVQAVILYLALFGNIFVLVVLRVRKQKMTRMQWFIVHLSLADIFVAIFNVLPQLIWDITYRFYGNDFLCRFVKYFQVVAMYGSSYVLVMTAIDRYTSICHPLTSHIWTPKRVHLMVLAAWVLSLLFSTPQLFIFSYTEVAEESGVYDCWAMFEPGWTDKLYTVWICLSIYVVPILFLSVCYGRIYHVVWLSATFKETDVTAPGKHKSILLKIPFRKTQRSTNHLGDEEDFRGPKLRGLNPRGHTKSTSKSKVKTIKMTLTVVLCYVLCWMPFFFAQMWFAFDPTPPITSAAMVIIILLASLNSCTNPWIYLAFSGRVCGRKQMRKMSRSWTQSTNVTHMVDTDIRSRSSTFDMGFRPSRDLTSSSRLSSTSPC